TATAGAGATTTTCGCCAGAAAAGAATTGACCTTTCCTTTTCCGCTGAACGAATTACCGGTCGCTCCTAACTTAAAATGTGTGCCTTTGTCAAAACGGTGCGTGATTCTCCCCGACTTACCGGGTACAATCCCTGATGCTGAGGTGAGTATAACCTCAGGTATACCACCTGTTGGATGTTCACTATCGCTTGCAAACAGAATGAACGCGCCGGCTGCCTCGGCACTCCCAATCCAGAGATCGATCATGAGCAAACCCCCGTCTTTAAACGCCGTTGCATCAATTTCAACAACAGTGTAATCTTGATAATCAGTCGTCGGTGTTCGGAAAATGCTCAAGACTTCCTGTAAAGGTTCTTCATCGCTCAATATAACATGTTTTGCCTGTGTGGAGAGAAGCCTCGGTACGTATTCGGTTTGATCAGCATTCGGCGCAAATCCATCACCTTTACTCGGTGTCATAGATTTACCGATTTGCGTCCGCACATCCGGTTTTGACGCAATATCCAGGACAGTAGGCGTGTCAATGAGTTCCACTGTCATTTCGGATGAGGCATCAAGGTCATAAGGCTGTTGGATACGTGCTAAGTATTGGCTATTTGCCCCAAATGCCATTACAACGAGGACAAGGGTTGAGGCAGCGAGTGCCCACGGCACGAACGGCTTACCGTTGGATGGTGGCGTAGGTTGGATACGAGAAATCTCTTGCATGATATTCTCGGTAAGGTTTGCCCTAATTTGGAAACCCTCCAACGCCTCTCGGATCATGGGTTCTGCCTTCTTTAAGCGGTGCCGCGCGCGACGGAGTCGGCTCTTAACGGTACTTGCCGATACCCCTAGAAATCGGCTAATCTCTTCGCAGGTCATCTCTCCAAAGTAGTGGAGTGTAACGACAGTGCGCTCACTTTCCCGCAACCGGGCAAGCAATCTTTGAACGATATCGCGCTGTGCATCAGTAGCGGCTTTCGCCCGCTCTTCGGCAATGTATTGAGAATATGTCGTGCCTTCTATGAGCTTGATGTCTGTATCTTCTAAGGATTGCGTCTGCATCCGTTTTTTTCTGAGCCACGCGTGGCATTGGCGTGCAGCAATTCTATAAAGCCATCCCGCAAAACGATTCGGATCCTTGAGCGTCGATAGTTTTTTATAGACCCTCAGGAAGGTATCCTGCGTAATCTCTTCAGCGATGTGAAAATCCCCGACTTTCCGCCACGCAAGCGCGTGGACCTGCTTTTGGTATTTTCTTACCAATTTTGCGAAAGCATTTTCATCGCCTGTGAGACTGCGTTGAATTAGGTCTACATCGTTGTTCTTCATCCGTTACCTCCAAAGTGGGATAACTTCATAACACACTGCAACAGCATCCTCTGCTAACGGGTTTTGTAGACACGTCAGCAGAAAATGATGTTAATGTTTATCCTTTTCTGTGGGCAGAAGGTTGACAGAATTTGAATCACTCGACTTCATAAATGAGCCACATGCCTTCTACTTTTCGCATCTTAGCGGATACTTCCGGGGGAGCACCCCCAGGTACTCTCAACCGGAAGTGAAATTCATCACCCACATATTCGCTGCTCAAAATCTTTATATGACTCAGTATTTGACTGATCTGAGCACGCACATCCTCCGGCATGCCCTCAAAATCGCTTTCAAATGTTCCCTTGGCACTCCCTGTAACCATCGAAAGCACTCCTTCTGAGTCAAGATTCTTAAACGCCTTCACGAAGGCGTTCATTGTATCTTCCGCAGATTGTTCAGGGCGCGGTGATGACACTTTTCCGGTCTCTGCTTCCTGATGAGGTTCAACAGAGATTTTTGCCCAAAAAGCGTTGACGCTCCCTTTTTGGCTGAACCGGCTGCCAGTACCTCCCAACTTAAAAATTTTACCCCGGTTGAAACGATATTTGATTGTTCCTCTTTTACCGGGCGGAACGTCCCATGCAGAAGCAAGTGCTCTGTGAGGCATACCCTGTGTTGGGAGTTCGGTGTCGTCATCATAAAGATCAAACGATCCCTTGGGTTCAGCATTCCCTACCAGAATATCAATAGTAAGCAGACCGCCGCTTTTAAACGCTGTTGTATCGATTTCAATGACAGTATAGTCTTGCAATCCGTTTCCTGGTGCTCGAAAAATGTTGAGGACCTCCCGCTTCGGTCTTTCGCTGGTGAGTTTAACATTCGAATCCTTTGATACAGCGTCTAATTCAGGAAGAGACTCTGAATCAGGTTCTAATGAAGGTTTCGCGGTCTCCTCCCGAAATCCGGGAAGTTTTCCATCTAAGGCTTCCGTGAGAAATAAAAGGTACCCGTTAGCACCGTTGTAAGGTGATGTGCGTTCATTGACGGGGAGTCTACCCAGGAGTTCAAATTCCGTTGATAGCACCAAGGAATCTGCGGGTGAGTATTTCTTCCAGCCTTTCATGATTGCTTGTGCTAAGGCGTGGGTTGTATCAAATGCCTTGGATTCACGCTCGCGTCTTTTAGCAATGGGTTCCCGCAAACTCGGGACACGTCCTAATTCGGAATTGGGGACCCATGTATTGATGAAATTTTCATTCAAGAACACTATAATTTGATCGTCGGAGAGGACACCTGCCCTCAAGGATTTGCCGCTCCCTCAGCACGCCTCATCAGCAAGCGGTCCATCTATTGAGATGACGTGAATCGGTTTTTGCTGTGCAGGTCCCATTACCAATGCTTCCTCCAATGAAACCCAGTTGATTTGCTGCGATTTGTAGAAACGCAATACCATCTTGCGTTCAGCCGCTTCCTGTGTAATCGATGCTGCAAACTCGATGTCTGGGGCAATCTCTCTGACCTCAGCACGAAGTTCTATTTGCGGACAAAAACCGACATCTATGGTTCTGGTACTGTTTCGACCAACATCGAAATTCAGTACACCTTCAGGAACGTACATCTTGAAAGAAGCAACCTTTTCCTTAATTCGATCAATGACAAGATGCCCGGTGAATTGAGACGGCGTAAATCGACCATCTGCTAAGATGAATTCTGCATGGATACGGAACACGATTTCAGCATATTTATCATTATAGGCGCGCAGGCATGCCCACAAACCATAGGAATCCCCCGCATTCATAATAATATCCAGATTTGGCTTAGGGTGGAGTTGTCGCAGTAATTCCAGCACACCCTCTTCTTCTTCGATCTTCCAGAGATCACCAACAGAAACCGCTGTAGGCGGGAGGAACGCACGGAAAACCGATGTCGGATACCGCTTCTCCGACTCAGCGACTTGCAGATTTGCCAGTTCATCCCACTCTACATGAAAGCCATATTGTGTATATTCAATCGGTGCGATGAAACCTTTTACTAACACTTCCGCTATCCCATCAAGGTTTAGTGCAATTTTGTTGTCAGTTGTCGGGTGGTTGTCGGCATTCAGTTGTCCGCTCATCGCAACCAGCATAAGAAATCCGATCGTTAGGATTTTCATTTTTAATTCTCCTGTCATAATTAACACTAACATTCTACATCAACAATGCCTACACAACAAGTCGTTTGTGTAGATTCTCGTCTCGATATATAGTGACGCGGGTAACCGACAAAACGGTTGCCTAATTCTAGAAAAAATTAGCAAATTTAGATATAAATGTTGAGGATTAGGGAAGTTGCGTAGGTCTTGGTTAACTTAATCCGTTTTAATTTTCCCCCATGTGGTTGTTAAGGAATGCGCTGAAGGTGAAATCTCTAAGACGTTTGAATTAGACCAATCTGCGCCGAAATTATTTCCTTCACGCGTAAGTTGCGTTGGGTTGCCACCGTTGACATCGGTTTTGTAAAGTTGAAGAACATCTCCTATATTATTACTGTAGATGAGTTGATTTCCTTGTGGGGACCATGTCGGATCAAGGGCGATACCATCGGCGACCTGTTGTAGTGCCGTGCCGTCCGGATTTGCGATGTAGAGTGTGCTGTTCCGAAACGAAGTACCTCCTCGCTCATTGAATCTCGCTCCACCAAGTTTACCGAAGGCGATCTTGTCCCCTTGTGGAGACCAGCGCGGTGAAGTCGTCCAACGCAGCTTCTCTGGACGGAGTACTTTTTGGGTGCGCGTCTGCAAATCGAAAAGTCCCAATGGGGTGTGTTTGAGCCCAGCTACTACAAAGATGAGTTGACTCCCATCGGGCGACCAACTCGGATAAAATCCTTTCGTTAATTTCTCAATGGAAGTCCCGTTTGGTACAGCAATATAAAGCGTGTGGTCCGCTGTAGGTGCGAATCGGGCACCGAATGCGCGGATTGCCTTTCGTTTGTCTGCTTGTGCGTAGGCGATGTGTTTTCCATCGGGGGACCAAGCTGGATATCTTCTATATTCATCGTCTTTAAACACCTTCTGGACATTCTTGCCATCTGGGTTCATAAGGTACAAATCGAAGACCCCATCTGTTCGATCAGAACTGAAAACTACCTGCTTTCCATTTGGTGACCAAGCTGGGTCATAGTCTTCTGCGGGGTGTTGTGTTAGATTCACCTGTTCGCTTCCATCGGGATTCATGCTATAGATTTCGGCATTGCCATCGCGTTTCGAGACGAAGACGATTTTCTCGGTCTCTGGGGCTTGTGCATATACACTGGTATTGTGACTAAACAGGAGTAATGCACTGATGGTGTAGCTCAGGATTAGAAACAGCCGAACGATTTGGATACCTGAATGTGTGAGTGTCGTTATGCCTTTCATAAGTGAATTCTCCTTTTCGCTTGTCTTGATATTTAAGAGTTTGAAGTGCCACCGTTTATTCAGACCCAAAATTAGCAAAGTTAAGACAGGTAAGGAGAAATAGGCTTGCGCTTCATAGGAGGTCCTCCATCATGGACGAATTGAGAGCTTTGATTTTACACGATACGAAAATAATTTGAGTACTATTCCAATGCTTGATTCGGTTCAACAGAGATTTTCGCCACGAAAGCGTTGACTTGCCCTTTCTTACCAAACCAATCACCAGTAGCCCCTAATTTAAAGTGCTGCCCTCGATCGAAAAGATGGGTGATTCTCTCTGTTCCACCGGGTGGAACTCCCCACGCCGAGACAATCGCGTTCCGCGGTGCGCCTTCTGTTGGGAGTTCGGCATCACCATGAAACAGGTCGAACGAACCGGCAGCCTCGGCATGTCCGACGGAGATATCAATCGTGAGTACACCACCATTTTCAAACGTCGTCGCATCAATTTCAATAACTGTATAATCTTGATAACCGGGTTCTGGTGTCCGAAAGATATTAAGGATCTCCTGTGAGGTCCGAACATCGTTGAGTACAACTTTCAAACTGTTCAAGACAGTATCCGAATTGAGCGGTTCTGAAGTATCTTCACCGAATCCAGGTAGTTTTCCATCTAAGGATTCTTTGAGAAACGTTAGGTAACGTTGGCCCATATTTGTTCCGATAAGATCATTGACGGATTGTCTTCCCATCAATTCAAGATCCGGCGAGAGGATCAAAGAATCCGATGGTGAACGC
The sequence above is drawn from the Candidatus Poribacteria bacterium genome and encodes:
- a CDS encoding RNA polymerase sigma factor translates to MKNNDVDLIQRSLTGDENAFAKLVRKYQKQVHALAWRKVGDFHIAEEITQDTFLRVYKKLSTLKDPNRFAGWLYRIAARQCHAWLRKKRMQTQSLEDTDIKLIEGTTYSQYIAEERAKAATDAQRDIVQRLLARLRESERTVVTLHYFGEMTCEEISRFLGVSASTVKSRLRRARHRLKKAEPMIREALEGFQIRANLTENIMQEISRIQPTPPSNGKPFVPWALAASTLVLVVMAFGANSQYLARIQQPYDLDASSEMTVELIDTPTVLDIASKPDVRTQIGKSMTPSKGDGFAPNADQTEYVPRLLSTQAKHVILSDEEPLQEVLSIFRTPTTDYQDYTVVEIDATAFKDGGLLMIDLWIGSAEAAGAFILFASDSEHPTGGIPEVILTSASGIVPGKSGRITHRFDKGTHFKLGATGNSFSGKGKVNSFLAKISIDAAL